The Terriglobia bacterium genome contains a region encoding:
- a CDS encoding OmpA family protein, with translation MRKTMQRISLWVMAGMLMLGAASFAQEKANSNTIKLATGQKTKVSGVIVQRDADSFVLRDMRGNDVVVKLSGATAIKEKKSNPFRGAKSYAPSNLVRGLDVDVEGLGDADGALAARDIKFTQTEYMVANSVETRVTPVEGRLSQTETRLTRSEENAQHLSGQVDELREVSNAARGGAKAAQETADSAVEGVKAAQERITTVDQTTNARITAVDDFEVKNTVDVHFKVGSAVLSPEAKTQLDQLVKEAQAQRGYVVEVTGFASAEGDAAYNRTLSQHRADAVVQYLADSMIPLRRIVTPFGFGIKMPVADNATRVGRQENRRVEVKILTSKGLAAGEAQGQGMAAIKNQK, from the coding sequence ATGAGAAAAACAATGCAACGAATTTCGCTGTGGGTGATGGCCGGGATGCTCATGTTGGGTGCGGCATCCTTTGCACAGGAAAAGGCCAACTCGAATACTATAAAGCTTGCGACCGGACAGAAGACGAAAGTTTCCGGTGTGATTGTCCAGCGCGATGCGGACAGCTTTGTGCTGCGCGACATGCGCGGGAATGATGTGGTGGTAAAGTTGAGTGGCGCGACTGCCATCAAAGAAAAGAAGAGCAACCCGTTCCGCGGCGCCAAGAGCTATGCGCCGTCGAACCTGGTGCGCGGTTTGGACGTGGATGTCGAGGGATTGGGTGACGCCGACGGAGCACTTGCGGCACGCGATATAAAGTTCACACAGACCGAGTACATGGTGGCGAACTCAGTGGAGACGCGCGTCACCCCAGTAGAAGGCCGACTGAGTCAGACTGAAACCAGGCTGACACGCAGCGAGGAAAATGCCCAGCATCTGTCGGGCCAGGTCGATGAGTTGAGAGAGGTTTCCAATGCCGCGCGCGGCGGTGCCAAGGCAGCGCAGGAGACTGCGGATTCAGCGGTCGAGGGCGTGAAAGCGGCCCAGGAGCGAATCACGACCGTGGACCAGACCACCAATGCGCGTATCACGGCGGTCGATGATTTCGAGGTCAAGAACACCGTCGATGTTCATTTCAAGGTGGGCAGTGCAGTTCTCTCTCCCGAGGCCAAAACGCAATTGGACCAACTGGTGAAGGAAGCGCAGGCACAGAGGGGATATGTCGTCGAGGTGACCGGCTTTGCCTCGGCGGAAGGCGACGCCGCCTACAACAGGACTCTGAGCCAGCATCGCGCTGATGCCGTTGTGCAGTACCTTGCCGACAGCATGATTCCCCTGCGGCGCATTGTCACGCCATTTGGCTTCGGCATCAAAATGCCCGTGGCCGACAACGCGACCCGCGTGGGACGTCAGGAAAACCGGCGGGTTGAAGTGAAGATTCTGACCAGCAAAGGCTTGGCGGCGGGCGAAGCACAGGGTCAGGGAATGGCCGCGATCAAGAACCAGAAGTAG